The window GTGCTCATAGTTGGATTTGACTTTCTGTTTCAGTGATGGTATCACAACCTCAGCCACATATAACGGACACCTATAAATTTGGCTTTCAAACAATTGAAACACTGATAACACCCCTACCATACATTTGCATCTTAGAAGCAGTCACAGTTCAAAATGTCACATCAGATGAAGTCCAGCATTGTCAAAAAGTCTAAAACTTTCTGGAGAGTTTCAATCCACAAAGTTTTGAGCAGCGATATAGTTAATTTTAGCCTGAAAAGATGTTATTTTAACTCATAAATTTGTTGTTTCCTGCTACAATAGGGCACTGGGGGAGGGTCCTCTCACGGTGAGGGCAGCTCAGAATGTTTTTGCAGATAGAAAATGGGGATTAAAATGTGGAGAAAACTCAAGTGATCTACTGATAATGCTGCAGATCAGTATCGCCTAAaaatgtggagagaaaaacagaaggcTTGATTAATTTTCCCCCCAATTTTTGAgtaatttatttgaaatatatGATGATAAACTCACAAAAAGCAGTAAAAGCTGACAGATTGCCCTAATTATGTAAACATCTCCCTAAATCCTGCTCTGTACTGAGGTCACATTGGGTCACATAATGCTTGAAATTCCAGGTGGTGAGTGTCACTTTGCTACTTGCGTAGCTGAGTCAGCAGGTGGCTCGTCTTACCGCAGTCTGCAGGGGAGAAAGCAATATCACTTTCCACTGgaatgcattatttattttatggaaCAGGTGAGAAACACAGCGTTGGTCATTTCAAGTCAAGGTATGTCATTTAGTGCCTCACCATACAATTTTAACtacacactgtgtgtttatgacGCGGACAGCCAACTGAAATAAGGTTAACTGTGCAAAATACAGAGGGATTATAGCTCTCTGTAGGTAAATATTATTCAGCACCTTAAATTATGGTCCACCTGATGACAATACTGTCGTCTATACGGCTGCCATTATAAAATCACTTCAAGCTGTCTcaccaaaatgacaatgaaaactCTCAACatttccttccctctctgtcagaGTGTTATCATTGAGTCAtacatgtaaaattaaaaagggAAAGTCATTTGAATTCAatctgtagtttgtgtttaatAAAAAGCATCCCAACTAAAGCTACAGGTGGGGGATGCAAGTACATGGAGACCAAAAATATAATATGAACCAATAAAAAGAGCCCTGCATTAAATACTGCAGAAATACTGACATCACCATGCAGTTGAATCAAAATCTCTATGTCCCAGTTTAGTTTTAAAAACTAACACGATAAGGTTCCATGTTTTCGCAACAGTGATCTATTGCATCGGATGTGTTATCGTGTCCTCCCCTGTGGAAACCAGAGGACAGATGGTAATCTCTAGAGACtttttacactttaatttaGTTCAAAGTAACCATCCGTCCAACTAAATAACATAAAGTGTCGTAATTGTGCTCACAAAGCTTGCCTCCAGTTTTCTAATTAGCAGAGAAATCTCTAGAAGCtgttaaaacataataaattcAGGTTTTTCTGGTATATATTTACCCTGTCATGTCTGGGCAGCTATAACAGGTAGGAAAACCTAACCGTGATGATAAAGATGATAATGATggtggtcttttttttttattttttaaaggtaATCCTTGTTTCTGCTGGACCATGACTGGCAAGCAAGGGAGGCACTGGAGGTCCATGTGCAAAAGCCTGGTCCTGGGTATCCTCCTGACCAGCTGCATGATCCTGCTTTACTGCCTCTCTACTCCACCGGTCCACTTCAGTCTGCCTGAGTAAGACTCATCACATTGGTGTTCATGCAGTCTGTGGAAAACAACATcatattaacacacatacatgttcaTAGCTCACATCACATTTTGTTAGAAATTCATCTAAAACAAAGAATACACTCTATGGAAAATATAAGTACAGTAgttatagtagtagtagttagtatattgtactttttactcaactacatttatttaacagctataTGAGTttatggatttaaaaaaaacatatgattagCTAATAAAATACAATGCTTTTTAAATTAGTGATTCCCAACCTATGAGTCACCAAAGAGAGATTTCCActctaaacttctcagatggtttcagTTAAATAACAGTTTGAAGCCCAAAGAGATCAAATAATCTAATATgtcacaaaaaagcaaagattaaatCCGGAGGTCtggaaaaataacataaatttgcgtagcagaactttgtttttccttcattccAACCCTCAATattcatctcatgaccccttaGATTTATACTGTGACCCTTTGagggggcccgacccctaggttgggaacaaCTGGACCAGACTTACTAACTGTATTAAAACTAGCTCCATCGtaaccagctacaacagtaaaatgctactCAAATACTgcacttcagtacaattttgaggtactttacttgactacttccatttaatgctactttatacttcaactcaactacatttcaaaggaaaatattgtacttactGCTTActttactccactgcatttatttaacCAATATATTTACTGCTTTGAAAATCTAGATTTTATACACATAACATATAGTCAGCTTATAAAATGTGCTGctttgttatagattaaactaccaaaaataaataaagtagttaaaattagccACATCTCAATGCTGCTTACAccttaatgcatcagtaatattcagttttttttacatcttagtgctataatacttatgtacttctACTTAGGAGAAATAGGAGTaatattactttttatattttaggtaGTAGGACAttgaacttttacttgtaattgttttgttggtacttttacttgcGTACAAGGATCTGAAAGCTTCTTCCACATTTGCTGGATTACTTTGGGGTTATTTGTTGAAATaaccttttatttattgattgtttttctccCCATAGAGTTCCAGTGCCTTACTCCTGTGCCCACCGTCCATCCCAGCTCCACACCAAACCAACCACAAACAGCTCACAACAGACCTGCACTCCTAAAGTGGATATCATGTTCATGAAGACCCACAAGACGGCCAGCAGCACCTTCCTCAACATCCTTTTCCGCTTCGGAGAGAAGCACCAGCTCAAATTTGCCTTCCCTGACAGCAGGAATGACTTCCTCTATCCCTCTGTTTTCCAGCGCTCCCAGGTTAAAGACTACAGACCTGGGATGTGCTTCAATATTATCTGTAATCACATGCGCTTCAATGCACTCGAAGTGGCCAAGTTGCTCCCCGTGGATACTTCCTACATCACTATTCTGCGAGATCCTGCGGAGCTTTTTGAGTCATCCTTCCACTACTTTGGCCGGCTGGTGCCTTTCACCTGGAAAATACCAGGAGATGACAAGCTGACTGAGTTTCTACATGACCCCGATTACTACTTTGATCCAGAGGGCTTCAACTCTTTCTACCTCAAGAATCTGCTGTTCTTCGACTTTGGACAGGACAACACTCTGGAGCTGGATGATCCTCGGGTGGAAGAGGGAATCAAGTTCATCACTGACCGTTTTCAGCTGGTCATGCTGGTGGAATACTTTGAGGAATCACTCATCCTGCTCAAGGATGCTCTCTGCTGGGAGATGGATGACCTGCTCTTCTTCAAGCTCAACGCCCGCAAGGGATCCACTGTATCTAAACTTACCCCAGAACTGAGGGCCAGGGCCCTTGAGTGGAATGCTATTGACTGGAAGCTGTACCGGCATTTCAACCAGACCTTCTGGAAGAAAGTGGACGCATACGGACAGAGGCGTATGGCTGAGGATGTGGCGGAGCTCAGGAGGAGGAATGCGGAGATGGCAGCCATCTGCATTGAGGGGGGTCACGCTGTGGAAGCTGGCAGCATCCAAGAGACAGCCATGCAGCCCTGGCAGCCCATCGGAGAGAAGTCCATAATGGGCTACAACCTGAAGAAGAATGTGGACAAGGTACATCAGAAGTTGTGTCGTAAGATGTTGATGCCAGAGCTCCAGTACTTAACAGAGCTTGGGGTTAACCTGTGGATCACCAAGCTGTGGGGCCATGTCCGGGATATTATTAACTGGTGACTAAGCATGTGAGCAAGAGGGGCCAATTCAACTCTGAAAGACTGTAATAAGAGTAGAGAAATGTAGAGTGAGAGGTTAGAGGTTTCTGTCACATTTCAATCTTGTGACCTgtctaatttttaaaaaaatgtatccgcaTTGACTTGTTTGCATTTCAAATGTCTGTGCGCTGTAATGTCTCTGATGGgtgcttgagaaaaaaaaaaagctgaccTCACAATCTACAAATACTGAACCAGTTTACTACACATAGCTGAGGCCTAGTATTGTTCTCTATGttttatcaaacattaaaatattcttATCATCAGATTTGAGTTTGTTCTAATGGAGAAGTTCAGTGAACAATGGAGTTCAGGACTAATTTTACATGTCCTTTGATGGAATAAAGACCAAACGTTGCCATCCCTGCCAAACTTTTAAGATTGGTCAAAGACACGGATAAAATACTTCACTTATAACTTTAAAGTTCTAAGTGTCTAAAATCCCTCTGAGGGGTAAAATACAGATGTGAAAATTGTGAATGTAAGTATTACATCCCACTTTACTGTCTATGGAGGACAAAATcagccataatttacaaaatagaTAAGAAAATTAGCTTTTTAAAGGGTAGggtcacagtttttcaagtgtatcttaaaacaacagtcaggtgtccatatgaacactaaaagaggttttcctcactgtaatcattcctcctgttcatactgactattaaaagatcctcttcaaatgcgctttcaatgtaagtaatgggggcaaaaatccacagtgtgtccacagtcattttgtgcaaaaattcatttaaaagtttatctgaagcttatatgaggcttcagcagtctgacttgttcatatcaagtggatatctacatttacagtctttttagcatctcattccctctttgtgtttcctcagacagtgtttctctgttgtggaagtatagtaacaaaaagaggaactttggcactaaaaagactgtaaagttgaaagatatgtgcttgatttgactcatttggacagctgaagcttcatattgcCTCCAgattttaaatacatctttgcacagagggaggactgtggattttggcacccgtcacttacattgtaagtgcattatgaaggatcttttaaaggtcagtatgaacaggaggaaagattacagcaagaaaaacctatttcaaggttcatttgggcacctgaccattgaaacaacagacagacttgaaaaattgtgaacctgtcctttaatggtGGCAGTCATAGCACAGGTgcaactaataacattaacaatcaCTCTCTTCCAGAGCCCCAGAACTGATACATCTAAATGAAATGTAGCCatgattaatgttattaatcgcacctgtgcttttcctgctgtgaaatCTTAAAATGTCTGTCATGAAAAAGACTTTTgaatacaatgaaaataaaatgcaaagatattaataaattaaaaatgaatataattcAATAGATATGAGCACTATGCAATCAAGAacaaaattatttcttttttcatttactttctttatctgttaatatatttatgtatgttttctGCTGCCTTATATAACATGCAGTCTACTGATACACATTGTTAATCCTTATAGCACTCTTGCCAAGTGTCTTGGCAGGTACATTGATGATGTGGTAGCACTTTGTTGCATAGTGAGCCAAAAAAAATTGTCATTGTCAGCCAAGTAAGGTGAATCTTATTTAGCAAGTCTCTATGACAATGACCAACAGTGTTAAATACCACCTACATGTGTTTGCACAGCCTTGTAATCACTGCCTGCAAAAGGTAAAGGGAATTAAATtgagaaatacatatttttccttGTTAATACATTGTATcactcattatttatttattatttctatgcatgtaatattttgtttcaAGTGTTTTGTATCTATTAATGTATATTTAGTATTGATTCATTTATCTATAATTGACTGACTTTGTCCTCCATACACCTCCCCGTATTTGACAATATATGATAATCTTTCTATGTTTAtccttaaaataaagtgaaaattacATGTAATATTGCATGTATTAAGTGTTTTGTCTGATTCATAAAGCTGACAGCTTTCTCTCGATCTGTGACTATTTGTTTCATCCTTATTATGTTTCTTGGTACATACAGTAAGCAGAAAGATTGTTCAGTTTATTGTGTATGAATGTATATGACATCCAAACATCTTTGAATaagttgaaattgaaattatgGACCAAGATAAAGCACCAGTATATGTGAGTAAGTAAACCAGTGTTGGCAGTGGCTGTTTGAATGAGCAAATGTACGAGGATTGTCCTCTTGAAATTTGTTTGGGATGCAGATGATACACCAAAGTGGCAAATCAGCAGGCACCcacatttaagtattttttctgttcatcaGTGTTAGAAATATCCTAATTTCATCCACTGTGATTCACtgttgtaaaaataaaacatgaaaaattcaaGGACGGGTGAATATTTCTTTATAAACTGTATTATCTCAACAGTTTAACACTGTTAACTGATAGGAGACAAATTTATTTAGCCAAGTTATTCATATAAATACCAAGAGGCTGTGTGAAGGAGGCCATATGCCAGCAATGAAGTTGAACTTCATCAAagtaaaatcaatatttttcacagcagacattttgacttagTAGAAAAAACACAGGATTTACTTATAACATTGTTCTATTCAATtatattcaattcaaatgtGCCAGAAAGCCAAGATAGTGTGACAGTGATCCAGCATGTCAGGATCCTGAAACCGAAATGAAATTCAACCATCATtggttttaattgattttttttaatttacgCCTGTGCTTCTCCAGccgtgacatgtcaaaatgtcctctgtgaaaaaggcttTTACAAATGGGGCTTCATAAGTATATCCTCACTAGTTTGTTTAGATATCTTCTTCCACAGCGgaaattttgacttgtcataacaggtaaagcacaggtggaactaataacGTTAACGATGGCCAAGTTCAATTTATGTCTTGTAAGTCAAGCCGGTGAatcagcatgcacaataccaggcTTTGGAATCTGATCACTGCATGCGGACATTAATAATGTCATTAGTTAAACCTGTGCTTTTCTCtctatgacatgtcaaaatgtctgttgtgaatAAAGTCTATTGACGTTGCATGCCAGTGATTTGtatgcagaaaacatgaaaattataGGAGGCAACAATAAGCCAATGGAAACAGTATAACTTATAGAAAGACAGAGgctgtaataaaataaataatagtgaATAGTGGTTCCTGAAGGTCCCTTTTAATATTAAAAGACATTGTTTTCTATTTGTCTGACAGGAGCTTTAGTGATTTTCTCACGAAATTTGGGCTCTCAGAGAAGGAGTCAGAAGGTGAGCTGCCCTCTTCACCTGCAGGGACATGCAGACATTTTTAGTGTGCAACAATACATTATATCTCTTTAATATGTACACTTATGAATGTGCATgaacacgcacagacacacacacacatacacacacacacacacacacacacacacacacatacacacacacacacacacacacacacacacacacacacacacacacacactgtatggtACCTGGATGAAAAGCTGATCAGAAGAAGGCTGCAGTACATGTTCAAAATTAGAAAGTTTTTCTATTGAGACACATAAGACTAATGACATAAAGAATTTAACAGTTGTAaaaatttgcttttttgttgtttgacaaATAATTTACGGATGCTTGACAGAGCCATTATTAAGAACAacttttgtgattttgtgaatCAAACAATCTATCTATAGGCCTATGTAGAGCTGCAGCATAGACCAAAATTAATTAACAACTTATTACCATAAACAACGGCTGACTTGACACTTactgtagaaaaaaagaagtaCTAACTCATAATTTTAGACAGCTCAGGACTGTATGATCCTGTATGATGGGCTAAATTTAATtctttatcaacattttttattgcTGACCTTTATGACTCCTTACTAAGCTTTACTaacatttgtcacattttaaatacatagACCTGCTGTATATACAGCCAATGGTTTTGAGGGTTAAATGCataattagtaataataatcattaattaataatgaactATTATGTCCTTTTGTATCTCTTTACATGACAGGAAGTGTCTGTCAGTCGGGGGTGTGACTGGACGGCTGCTCCTGTTTTGCTAGTTTAGTTTTCACGTTTAATATCTTGTTGTCCTTCCACTGAATTACGAGGAACATATCAGCTGAAGAATTGAACCGGATGAAGCAGATATTACAGGATATCgtctattatttgttttattcactgTAGCTGTTTAGCAGCTTAGCAGTAGGACAGCACTGGCTAGTTAGCAAGCATTAGCTATGCGGCTAACTGTAGCTTTTAGCGTCGCCAGTCGCTAGCTGACTAATCCTCTGACCTAAATAATGCTCTAACGTAAATAAATTAGACTTTTGTTGTATCT of the Thunnus maccoyii chromosome 9, fThuMac1.1, whole genome shotgun sequence genome contains:
- the gal3st1a gene encoding galactosylceramide sulfotransferase, producing MCYRVLPCGNQRTDGNPCFCWTMTGKQGRHWRSMCKSLVLGILLTSCMILLYCLSTPPVHFSLPEVPVPYSCAHRPSQLHTKPTTNSSQQTCTPKVDIMFMKTHKTASSTFLNILFRFGEKHQLKFAFPDSRNDFLYPSVFQRSQVKDYRPGMCFNIICNHMRFNALEVAKLLPVDTSYITILRDPAELFESSFHYFGRLVPFTWKIPGDDKLTEFLHDPDYYFDPEGFNSFYLKNLLFFDFGQDNTLELDDPRVEEGIKFITDRFQLVMLVEYFEESLILLKDALCWEMDDLLFFKLNARKGSTVSKLTPELRARALEWNAIDWKLYRHFNQTFWKKVDAYGQRRMAEDVAELRRRNAEMAAICIEGGHAVEAGSIQETAMQPWQPIGEKSIMGYNLKKNVDKVHQKLCRKMLMPELQYLTELGVNLWITKLWGHVRDIINW